A single region of the Marinobacter nanhaiticus D15-8W genome encodes:
- the proX gene encoding glycine betaine/L-proline ABC transporter substrate-binding protein ProX, with protein MTLRKTLTATALASGVAFAAQAADMPGEGVTVQAIQSPIAEETFQTMLVNEALRDLGYDVQDIQEVDYSAGYTSVANGDATYMAVNWYPLHNTMYKNAGGDDTFFRQGHYITGAAQGYLIDKKTAEEHGIDNLEDFKKPEVAKLFDTDGDGKADLTGCQAGWGCEGVIEHQLDAFELRDSITHKQGQYAAIISDTITRYENGESIFYYTWTPYWVSGILVPGKDVVWLEVPYSANPNGTDTELPNGKNYGFEINSERIVANKEWAEENPAAAKLFEVMELSVNDVSAQNMKIREGEDSQEEIMAHTKAWIQNHQDTYNGWLEAARAAAE; from the coding sequence ATGACGCTTAGAAAGACACTGACTGCCACGGCCCTGGCCAGTGGCGTCGCGTTCGCGGCGCAGGCTGCCGACATGCCCGGCGAGGGCGTGACCGTGCAGGCGATCCAGAGCCCGATTGCCGAAGAAACCTTCCAGACCATGCTGGTCAACGAGGCCCTGCGCGACCTCGGTTATGACGTCCAGGACATCCAGGAAGTGGATTACAGCGCCGGCTACACGTCCGTGGCCAACGGCGATGCCACCTATATGGCGGTCAACTGGTACCCGCTGCACAATACGATGTACAAGAATGCCGGCGGGGACGATACCTTCTTCCGCCAGGGCCACTACATCACCGGCGCGGCCCAGGGCTACCTGATCGACAAGAAGACCGCCGAGGAACACGGCATCGACAACCTGGAGGACTTCAAGAAGCCTGAAGTCGCCAAACTCTTCGATACCGACGGCGACGGCAAGGCCGACCTCACCGGCTGCCAGGCAGGCTGGGGCTGCGAAGGGGTGATCGAACACCAGCTCGACGCCTTTGAACTGCGCGATAGCATCACCCACAAGCAGGGCCAGTACGCCGCCATTATCTCGGACACCATCACCCGCTACGAAAACGGCGAGTCGATCTTCTACTACACCTGGACCCCCTACTGGGTCTCCGGCATTCTGGTGCCGGGCAAGGATGTCGTTTGGCTGGAAGTACCTTACTCAGCCAACCCCAACGGTACGGACACGGAGCTGCCCAACGGCAAGAACTACGGCTTTGAGATCAATAGCGAGCGGATTGTCGCCAACAAGGAATGGGCCGAGGAGAACCCTGCAGCCGCCAAGCTGTTCGAGGTCATGGAGCTATCGGTCAATGATGTCAGCGCCCAGAACATGAAGATCCGAGAGGGCGAAGACTCCCAGGAAGAAATCATGGCCCACACCAAGGCCTGGATCCAAAACCATCAGGACACCTACAACGGCTGGCTGGAAGCCGCGCGCGCAGCGGCTGAATAA
- the proW gene encoding glycine betaine/L-proline ABC transporter permease ProW, translated as MAEQQNTPNSESVPYNESSGSNPWADASEQQGSGGTSSNPWGGAGSTEGNSDSSWLSSAESVEQVQNTLAEPFKTEWFDIQGGVENAIDWIVENFRIFFQLVKEPVDFALSVFDATLLNVPPLVMVALFGLIAWQLAGLRLGIAAAIGMIAMGAIGAWEQSMTTLSLVITSVLFCMVIGIPTGIWMAKSNRVAGAVRPILDTMQTTPAFVYLVPIVMLFGIGNVPGVIVTIIFAVAPVIRLTNLGIRQVPDDLVEASRSFGASPRQLLFKVQLPLAMPTIMAGVNQTLMLALSMVVIASMIAVPGLGLMVLRGIGRLDIGLATVGGIGIVILAIILDRMTQALGRDSRERGTRHWYESGPAGLVHALVKKKKEA; from the coding sequence GTGGCTGAGCAACAAAACACACCGAATAGCGAATCAGTTCCCTATAACGAGTCCAGCGGGTCAAACCCGTGGGCGGATGCCTCCGAACAGCAAGGATCCGGCGGCACGAGCAGCAACCCCTGGGGCGGCGCAGGCTCAACCGAGGGCAACTCCGACAGTAGCTGGCTGAGCAGTGCCGAGAGCGTCGAGCAGGTTCAGAATACCCTGGCCGAACCGTTCAAGACTGAATGGTTCGATATCCAGGGCGGGGTGGAGAACGCCATCGACTGGATCGTGGAAAACTTCCGTATCTTCTTCCAGCTCGTCAAGGAACCGGTGGATTTCGCTCTTAGCGTATTCGACGCCACGCTGCTGAATGTACCACCGCTTGTGATGGTTGCCCTGTTCGGCCTCATCGCCTGGCAACTGGCCGGACTGCGTCTCGGGATTGCAGCCGCGATCGGTATGATCGCCATGGGCGCTATCGGCGCCTGGGAACAGTCCATGACCACCCTTTCGCTGGTGATTACCTCGGTGCTGTTCTGCATGGTTATCGGTATCCCCACAGGTATCTGGATGGCCAAGAGCAATCGGGTAGCCGGTGCCGTACGTCCTATTCTCGATACCATGCAGACCACCCCCGCTTTCGTGTACCTGGTACCCATCGTGATGCTGTTCGGTATCGGTAACGTGCCGGGAGTCATCGTCACCATTATCTTTGCTGTGGCGCCCGTCATCCGGCTCACCAACCTGGGCATCCGTCAGGTGCCGGACGACCTGGTGGAGGCCTCCCGCTCGTTTGGCGCCAGTCCGCGTCAATTGCTGTTCAAGGTCCAGTTGCCGCTTGCGATGCCCACCATCATGGCGGGCGTCAACCAGACGCTGATGCTGGCGCTGTCGATGGTGGTGATCGCCTCGATGATTGCAGTACCGGGCCTGGGCCTGATGGTTCTGCGCGGCATCGGCCGGCTGGATATCGGCCTGGCCACCGTCGGGGGCATCGGCATCGTTATTCTGGCCATCATCCTGGATCGCATGACCCAGGCTCTGGGCCGGGATTCCCGGGAACGGGGAACCCGTCACTGGTATGAGTCCGGCCCGGCCGGATTGGTACACGCACTGGTGAAAAAGAAGAAGGAAGCCTAA
- a CDS encoding DUF748 domain-containing protein codes for MPDTATRKPVYKMVTFWLALLLVVYALAGFLLLPWWLERQVPEQLQSQMGWQGDVEDIDINPFFMTVDIEQLQANDSEGTQVLSFQALHADLAFWRLFTGTIALEVIQLQQPFVRVDLLEGYGVNLVRDWNQQHADKAAENAQTTEADSEDGEPPNLYFAEIRIEQGQVQLRDFTKEQPETFNIQPLNLTLNDLATFSEDGTSDYTLSAAIGEQQIDWQGDLGLIPFHSNGRIELSNIEYSTIWHFAAPYAPYVVTNGTLSLTTDYAMSSEGDFALITRNGQIRIQDLSARLADADEPYATLATAAANDINFDLNALSLDIGSVDLDQLDADISRNSEGVVNVAAPFMGAEQETENDEASQNQQGSDSEFRWSIGSVRLGDSQVDWHDEALATPADLALSGLNIEIGPLTHALGEPVPYQLDANTGENSKLSARGQITMLPFTLESVLTLNSIALPQFQPYIQEYANIVLNSGQLDVEGNLDIDTQDPTLTGTFSGTGTVTNLEIAREGRSDKLLSWSSLVLNPIELNLDPGRLEIGTVTLTDPDANIIRLEDGSTNLSNLMVDSGSDESEEEGASDEREDGERPEFIFRTGSIQIESGGFDFADRTVDPVFTLRARELAGTISGLTNIPPQQASVRLNGQIGERGSVEVTGSIGTLGEADKTELKLQLDNLAMAELSPYFGKYLGYGVDSGKLRLDLDYTLNGAQLDAANHIVMDQLALGQPVQSDQAIDAPIKLGLNLLRNGNGVIDINLPVSGNLDDPKFRVSQVVMSAFVNLLAKAATSPFTMLGSIVDLAGFSGEELGKVGFVPGEATLASGEEKKLEALASALSERKDLLLNVRGAVAPDLDGLALKSQRMNTSLDLTNDTPRRERIRILENHLTSTQGEAALQNLQQTNNQTTEARMSDARWLETLTRELTRDVQIPPEELDRLAKQRGTLLFQRLSEDYDIAEDQLFQLAPSQDAETQLTAETIQVIVPFAMDSR; via the coding sequence GTGCCTGACACCGCAACCCGTAAGCCAGTCTATAAAATGGTGACCTTCTGGCTGGCCCTGCTGCTGGTTGTCTATGCCCTGGCCGGTTTCCTCCTGCTGCCCTGGTGGCTGGAGCGTCAGGTGCCAGAGCAGTTGCAGAGCCAGATGGGCTGGCAAGGCGACGTTGAGGATATCGACATCAACCCGTTCTTCATGACGGTGGACATCGAGCAACTGCAGGCCAACGATAGCGAAGGCACTCAAGTGCTCAGCTTTCAGGCACTGCATGCGGATCTAGCCTTTTGGCGCCTGTTCACCGGCACCATCGCATTGGAGGTTATTCAACTTCAACAACCGTTCGTGCGCGTCGACCTGCTTGAGGGCTACGGCGTCAACCTGGTGCGGGACTGGAACCAGCAACATGCTGACAAAGCGGCGGAGAACGCGCAAACCACAGAAGCCGACTCGGAAGACGGCGAGCCACCGAATCTCTATTTCGCAGAAATACGCATCGAGCAGGGCCAGGTCCAGTTGCGGGACTTCACCAAGGAGCAGCCAGAAACCTTCAACATCCAGCCGCTCAACCTGACCCTGAACGACCTGGCCACCTTCAGCGAAGACGGCACTAGCGATTACACCCTCTCTGCCGCCATCGGCGAACAACAGATCGACTGGCAGGGCGATCTCGGCCTGATTCCCTTCCATTCCAATGGCCGTATCGAACTGAGCAACATCGAATACTCCACCATCTGGCACTTCGCAGCGCCTTACGCCCCCTATGTGGTCACCAACGGCACCCTCAGCCTGACTACCGACTATGCCATGTCCAGCGAGGGTGACTTCGCCCTGATCACCCGTAACGGGCAGATCCGCATCCAAGACCTGAGCGCACGCCTGGCGGATGCCGACGAGCCCTACGCCACCCTGGCCACCGCCGCCGCCAATGACATCAACTTTGACCTCAACGCCCTCAGTCTGGATATCGGCTCGGTCGACCTGGACCAGTTGGACGCGGACATCAGTCGCAATAGCGAAGGCGTGGTAAACGTCGCCGCACCGTTCATGGGGGCCGAGCAGGAGACGGAGAACGACGAAGCGTCCCAGAACCAACAGGGTTCGGACAGCGAGTTCCGCTGGAGCATCGGCAGTGTCCGCCTGGGTGACAGCCAGGTAGACTGGCATGACGAGGCTCTGGCAACGCCCGCCGATCTCGCGCTGAGTGGGCTCAACATCGAGATAGGGCCGCTGACCCACGCGCTGGGCGAGCCGGTACCCTACCAACTCGATGCCAATACCGGCGAAAACAGCAAGCTCTCCGCCCGGGGCCAGATCACCATGCTGCCCTTCACACTGGAGTCGGTGCTGACACTCAACAGTATCGCCCTGCCGCAATTTCAGCCCTACATCCAGGAATACGCCAACATCGTGCTGAACAGCGGCCAGTTGGACGTCGAGGGTAACCTCGACATCGATACCCAGGACCCCACGCTGACGGGCACGTTTAGCGGCACAGGCACCGTCACCAACCTGGAGATCGCCCGCGAAGGCCGATCCGACAAGCTTTTGAGCTGGAGTTCCCTGGTACTGAATCCGATCGAACTGAACCTCGACCCGGGCCGCCTGGAAATCGGTACCGTGACGCTCACCGACCCGGATGCAAACATCATTCGTCTTGAAGATGGCAGCACCAACCTGAGCAATCTCATGGTCGACTCGGGGTCTGACGAATCCGAAGAGGAGGGTGCCAGCGACGAGAGAGAGGATGGCGAAAGACCTGAGTTCATCTTCCGAACCGGCTCAATACAGATCGAGAGTGGCGGGTTCGACTTCGCCGATCGCACGGTCGACCCAGTTTTCACGCTGCGGGCGCGGGAACTCGCCGGCACCATTTCAGGCCTCACCAACATTCCGCCACAACAGGCCAGTGTGCGCCTCAATGGCCAGATCGGCGAACGCGGCAGCGTCGAGGTGACCGGCTCTATCGGCACCCTGGGCGAAGCGGACAAGACCGAACTGAAGCTACAGCTGGACAACCTGGCCATGGCCGAACTGTCTCCCTATTTCGGCAAATACCTGGGCTACGGCGTGGACAGCGGCAAGTTGCGTCTGGACCTGGATTACACCCTTAACGGCGCGCAGCTTGATGCGGCCAACCATATCGTGATGGACCAGTTGGCCCTGGGACAACCTGTGCAGAGCGACCAGGCGATTGATGCGCCGATAAAGCTCGGATTAAACCTGCTACGCAACGGCAACGGCGTGATCGACATCAATCTTCCGGTTTCCGGCAACCTGGACGACCCCAAGTTCCGGGTTAGCCAAGTCGTTATGAGTGCCTTTGTAAACCTGCTGGCGAAGGCGGCCACATCGCCGTTCACGATGCTGGGATCGATCGTCGACCTGGCCGGCTTCTCTGGTGAGGAACTGGGCAAGGTGGGTTTCGTACCCGGCGAAGCCACGCTGGCGTCGGGCGAGGAGAAGAAACTTGAGGCGCTGGCGAGCGCCCTCTCCGAGCGCAAGGATCTGCTGTTGAACGTGCGTGGCGCGGTGGCGCCGGATCTGGATGGCCTGGCACTCAAGAGCCAGCGCATGAACACCAGCCTCGACCTTACCAACGATACGCCTCGCCGCGAACGTATCCGCATCCTGGAAAACCACCTGACCAGCACCCAGGGTGAGGCCGCGCTGCAAAATCTCCAGCAGACCAACAACCAGACTACCGAGGCGCGCATGAGCGATGCCCGCTGGCTGGAAACCCTGACCCGCGAGCTCACCCGGGATGTGCAGATACCGCCTGAAGAGCTGGACCGTCTCGCCAAGCAACGGGGAACACTGCTGTTCCAGCGTCTGTCGGAGGACTACGATATCGCCGAAGACCAGCTGTTCCAGCTGGCGCCGTCACAAGACGCAGAAACCCAACTAACGGCGGAAACCATCCAGGTGATCGTGCCTTTCGCCATGGATTCTCGTTAG
- the proV gene encoding glycine betaine/L-proline ABC transporter ATP-binding protein ProV — MKPKVVVKHLFKVFGDNPEEAMNLLNQGIGKAEIFERTGKTIGVMDASFEIFEGEIFVVMGLSGSGKSTLVRLLNRLIEPTSGEVWVGDQNIAALSESELNQLRRSKMSMVFQSFALMPHMNVIDNAAFGLELSGVPRDERHKRARSALAQVGLEANANSYPDELSGGMQQRVGLARALANDPEIMLMDEAFSALDPLIRTEMQDELVKLQKDSKRTVVFISHDLDEAMRIGDRIAIMEGGRVVQVGTPDEILKNPADDYVRSFFRGVDVSTVLSAGDIARRKQVTVIEREGAGVPAALERLRQNERDYGYVVSPDQTFHGVVSINSLLEAEKKGARVSEAFIPGVDPIPAGSSLTDIMGSVASAPCGLPVTDEDGRYLGVISRAVLLQALDREGE; from the coding sequence ATGAAGCCGAAAGTAGTTGTAAAGCACCTCTTCAAGGTCTTCGGGGATAACCCGGAAGAGGCGATGAACCTGCTCAACCAGGGCATCGGCAAGGCCGAAATCTTCGAACGTACCGGCAAGACCATCGGTGTCATGGACGCCTCCTTCGAAATCTTCGAAGGCGAGATCTTCGTCGTCATGGGTCTCTCCGGTTCCGGCAAATCAACCCTGGTGCGCTTGCTCAACCGCCTTATCGAACCGACGTCGGGCGAAGTCTGGGTAGGCGACCAGAACATCGCCGCCCTGTCCGAGTCCGAACTCAACCAGTTGCGACGTTCGAAGATGAGCATGGTGTTCCAGTCGTTCGCCCTCATGCCCCACATGAACGTGATCGATAACGCCGCCTTTGGCCTTGAGCTGTCCGGCGTACCCCGCGACGAGCGCCATAAACGAGCCCGCTCCGCGCTAGCCCAGGTCGGCCTGGAGGCTAACGCCAACAGCTATCCGGATGAGCTATCCGGCGGCATGCAGCAGCGTGTCGGCCTGGCTCGGGCACTCGCCAACGATCCGGAAATCATGCTAATGGATGAGGCTTTCTCAGCCCTGGACCCGCTGATCCGCACCGAGATGCAGGACGAGTTGGTCAAGCTGCAGAAAGACTCGAAACGCACGGTCGTCTTTATCTCCCATGATCTGGATGAAGCCATGCGCATCGGCGATCGCATCGCCATCATGGAGGGCGGACGCGTCGTTCAGGTCGGCACGCCGGATGAAATTCTCAAGAATCCCGCCGACGATTATGTCCGCTCCTTCTTCCGCGGTGTCGACGTTTCCACAGTGCTTTCCGCTGGGGATATCGCCCGGCGCAAGCAGGTGACGGTCATCGAGCGTGAGGGCGCCGGGGTGCCGGCCGCGCTGGAGCGCCTGCGCCAGAACGAGCGCGACTACGGCTATGTGGTCAGCCCTGACCAGACGTTTCACGGGGTCGTCTCGATCAATTCGCTACTTGAGGCCGAGAAGAAAGGTGCGCGGGTCAGCGAGGCCTTTATTCCTGGCGTCGACCCCATCCCAGCCGGCTCATCGCTCACCGACATCATGGGTTCGGTGGCCTCAGCACCCTGCGGTTTACCGGTGACAGACGAGGATGGCCGCTATCTGGGCGTCATCTCGCGGGCGGTACTGCTGCAGGCATTGGATCGGGAGGGCGAATAA
- the pdxH gene encoding pyridoxamine 5'-phosphate oxidase has protein sequence MDISNMRRDFESEGLDVDALDANPVGQFANWFNHAREAGILEPNALSLGTTGTDGQPNLRTVLLKYFDDHGFVFFTNYGSRKAHELDENPRAAMLFPWIALNRQVIIQGRVEKVSKAESLRYFASRPRGSQIGAWVSEQSRVIKTRGLLEQKVAEIKQRFQDGEVPLPTFWGGYRVVPERFEFWQGRPSRLHDRFEYLKDGEHWQIQRLQP, from the coding sequence ATGGATATCAGTAATATGCGGCGGGATTTCGAGAGCGAGGGCCTCGATGTCGACGCCTTGGATGCAAATCCGGTCGGCCAGTTTGCCAATTGGTTCAATCATGCACGGGAGGCGGGCATCCTCGAACCCAATGCACTTTCATTGGGCACGACCGGCACGGATGGCCAACCCAACCTGCGTACGGTATTGCTCAAGTATTTCGATGACCACGGTTTCGTCTTTTTCACCAACTATGGCAGCCGCAAGGCGCATGAGTTGGACGAGAATCCACGGGCGGCCATGCTGTTCCCCTGGATAGCGCTCAACCGCCAGGTCATCATCCAGGGCCGGGTGGAGAAAGTGAGCAAGGCGGAATCCCTGCGTTATTTTGCGTCCCGCCCGCGCGGTAGCCAGATCGGAGCCTGGGTTTCAGAGCAGAGCCGGGTGATCAAGACCCGCGGCCTGCTGGAGCAAAAGGTGGCAGAGATCAAGCAGCGTTTTCAGGACGGCGAAGTCCCCCTGCCCACATTCTGGGGCGGCTATCGTGTCGTGCCGGAGCGTTTCGAATTCTGGCAGGGGCGCCCCAGTCGTCTGCATGACCGCTTTGAATACCTTAAGGACGGCGAGCACTGGCAGATCCAGCGCCTGCAGCCCTGA